The stretch of DNA AAGCACCATCGTGGCCCACAGCGCCACCTCCTTGCCCAGTGTCACCGCTTGCGTGGGCACGACTTCATCCAGCAGCACAAAGAAGACGGCGAGGATCTGCGCCGTGGTGTTGGCCTTGCCGTAAAAGCTGGGTGGGAAGTCGCGGAGCGAGGTGGTGGCCCACAGCACGACGCAGGTGGCGACGATGCCCAGGTCGCGGCTGAAGACCAGCACCGTTACCCGCCAGGGGATCTTGTGCGCCAACGACAGCACCAGGAACAGCGTGCTGAGCAGCAGCTTGTCGGCGATGGGATCGAG from Terriglobales bacterium encodes:
- a CDS encoding CDP-alcohol phosphatidyltransferase family protein, producing MISQLRTAPNQLTLLRLLFIPFIVITILDDHYRWALALFVLAGLSDFLDGMLARALKQKTALGMLLDPIADKLLLSTLFLVLSLAHKIPWRVTVLVFSRDLGIVATCVVLWATTSLRDFPPSFYGKANTTAQILAVFFVLLDEVVPTQAVTLGKEVALWATMVLTVLSGVHYIFRLGYRLRAQSPPPAAAA